The following are encoded together in the Argopecten irradians isolate NY chromosome 5, Ai_NY, whole genome shotgun sequence genome:
- the LOC138324478 gene encoding ATP synthase mitochondrial F1 complex assembly factor 2-like, whose translation MAAPMRLSTRCLFGEGRPCLSRIIRERKTEGLTFSQIRQTASPSRELKKFYKNAHVVHADGWFEINLDNRKLRTPTGNLFRVPNETLAMAVATEWNAQKDKIKRHGMHLNGLSNTALDNPTGKTKEGMITALMHFLETDTICYRLTEPQDLAELQHTEWDPIIKWVCDRQPIHD comes from the exons atggcggcgcCCATGCGATTATCAACCAGATGTCTATTTGGAGAAGGAAGACCATGTTTATCAAGAATTATCAGAGAAAGAAAGACAGAAGGGCTGACTTTTAGTCAAATACGCCAAACAGCTTCCCCGTCACGAG AGCTGAAGAAATTTTACAAGAATGCTCATGTTGTTCACGCAGATG GTTGGTTTGAAATCAATTTGGATAACAGAAAACTTCGAACACCAACTGGTAATCTATTCCGTGTTCCTAATGAAACCTTAGCTATGGCAGTAGCGACAGAATGGAATGcacaaaaagacaaaataaaaagacATGGCATGCACCTG AATGGTTTGTCGAACACAGCACTTGATAACCCCACAGGAAAGACAAAGGAAGGAATGATTACAGCCTTGATGCATTTCTTGGAAACAGACACCATCTG CTATAGACTGACAGAGCCGCAGGATTTAGCTGaactacaacatacagaatGGGATCCGATCATCAAGTGGGTGTgtgacag ACAACCAATACATGACTAA